AGAACAGTCAGGTTCTTGGCTGATTCAGAGACATTGTATGGCTTCCACGTGGCGTGGTTCGGGCAGTGCGCTCTGGACGTGTAACGAAGGTCATTCAAAACTGTTTGTTTGAAAAAAGGGGATTGGCCGAACTCGGCGTCTCCCAGCAGTAGAGCTGACGCGATGGATGCTCCCAGCGAACCATACTTTACTTCTGGAGCGGCCTGGTTGCTGAAGAATGGAGAGAGAGTAGCAAAAAGCGGGACATCCAGGGAACACGCTCGTCGCGTGCGAAACGTCACGGCCGCAGATGTAAGATCGGCGTCGTGAGGGTTCTGCGCCCCAGCCGAGACAATAAGGGAAGCCATAACGATTCCGGAGACAAGCATGTACGCATCCATGAAAGTGGGGAGCCCTAAATCGTTGAAGGCATAGTAGTAACTTTCTGCTGCTGTTCGGTTGACGTTGAGGATCTGAAAATCTCGCGTCTGGAACCACGAGATGTTATGGAATGCGTCGATATGTTGGAGTGTGTCTGACGCAGCTCTTACGGCGTCTGTGACACCGAACGCGAAACCGGCAAAGGGGTCAGAGTCGATCTTCTCAAGGACAGGCAAGACGAACGCATAAGGCATCAGGGACATCGTAATGTTGTAACAGGTCCAGCGGGTGCCTTTTAATTCGGCGCGAAGTAAGTTACTCGTATAGGCCAGTAGAAGTTTCGCGTACTTCAACACGAATTCTTTTGCCTCCGTCTCGTTCAGCTCACTGAAACGATGGAAGAGCTCAGCGGATCCTTTAGGTATGACGAGTGGCGTTCTCATAAATGTTTTTGGTACGTATTTCCTGAATGATCCGACCCATGCTGGCGACGGGGTGTTCAAGTCCGGAGAACCAAACCAAAGTTTTTCTGGCGTTGTTTTATATGCGTCGCCGAAAGACACCGTCAAGAAAGGATGCATGACAAAGTTGACAATGAAATTAGACTGAAAGTCCGCGCTACTAGCGATCTGTTCCAATGAAAGTGGTAGGTGTGCTTGTTCCTCGAATCCACGGACAGGTTGCGGTGAGCTTATCGGTTTAGAAATTATGTAACTCACGAGATCTATAATGTCGGGCGAAGCAACCATTTCGTATTCCGCTCCATCTGACGTACTGGACCATCGTTTCAACGACTTTCGCAGTTGGAAGAGCACGTGAACGCCGTGCAGCGA
This portion of the Ornithodoros turicata isolate Travis chromosome 3, ASM3712646v1, whole genome shotgun sequence genome encodes:
- the LOC135389866 gene encoding uncharacterized protein LOC135389866 produces the protein MERPALEPFWTGGDIPPQYGEVEQSERGPPPMEPEARGRDEDKEKKADSMMHTVIVMLVLFGCLCAAVLANFLVSSLLFQRKQCPTETTQTPGTCPTATTTTSSSTSATSATTTTTNTTVGTTTAPFLVPKYDFLCQSSECIRQIYMNATDPNVSPCDDFFTYACSGFFNSSKNVSSVTLLRKDNVAQYIMEEARKATRPPSNLRSPNAYEKAAFLFQQCEQRENNWQKEVRATASYLHVYGLTSANRSFDPIDVAIRMSLHGVHVLFQLRKSLKRWSSTSDGAEYEMVASPDIIDLVSYIISKPISSPQPVRGFEEQAHLPLSLEQIASSADFQSNFIVNFVMHPFLTVSFGDAYKTTPEKLWFGSPDLNTPSPAWVGSFRKYVPKTFMRTPLVIPKGSAELFHRFSELNETEAKEFVLKYAKLLLAYTSNLLRAELKGTRWTCYNITMSLMPYAFVLPVLEKIDSDPFAGFAFGVTDAVRAASDTLQHIDAFHNISWFQTRDFQILNVNRTAAESYYYAFNDLGLPTFMDAYMLVSGIVMASLIVSAGAQNPHDADLTSAAVTFRTRRACSLDVPLFATLSPFFSNQAAPEVKYGSLGASIASALLLGDAEFGQSPFFKQTVLNDLRYTSRAHCPNHATWKPYNVSESAKNLTVLGGDIVWPYYDALYEKLYAADLLGIGAAYRAYKKYLTGSIADKDVDGDKLFFLSTCYRWCNSGGPTDFELEGDLSPHLRCNEPLKDIPEFAAAFSCPPYSPMNPWSRCVGI